From a region of the Rathayibacter sp. VKM Ac-2804 genome:
- a CDS encoding MarR family transcriptional regulator encodes MDSDPQDIDPLALQNQVCFSLAVAARTVIGLYRPVLEPLGLTHPQYLVMLALWERAPRSLADLGAALHLEPATLSPLVKRLEATGCVTRARSTEDERRLDVALTPSGAALRERALQVPPRIVERLDLPLDELTAVRDALTRLIGAATGP; translated from the coding sequence GTGGACAGCGATCCCCAGGACATCGATCCGCTCGCCCTGCAGAACCAGGTCTGCTTCTCGCTCGCCGTGGCCGCGCGGACCGTCATCGGCCTCTACCGCCCCGTCCTCGAGCCGCTCGGGCTCACCCACCCGCAGTACCTGGTGATGCTCGCGCTCTGGGAGCGCGCCCCCCGCTCGCTCGCCGACCTCGGCGCCGCCCTGCACCTCGAGCCGGCCACCCTCAGCCCCCTGGTGAAGCGCCTCGAGGCGACCGGCTGCGTCACGCGCGCCCGCAGCACCGAGGACGAGCGCCGCCTCGACGTCGCGCTCACCCCGTCCGGAGCCGCGCTCCGCGAGCGCGCACTCCAGGTCCCCCCGCGGATCGTCGAGCGCCTCGACCTCCCCCTCGACGAGCTGACCGCCGTCCGCGACGCCCTCACCCGCCTGATCGGCGCCGCCACCGGCCCCTGA
- a CDS encoding Ig-like domain-containing protein, whose protein sequence is MSTSRTAAPPARSRLWRAAGLATALAVTAGIALAGSAPAQAATTGRYLVSVDSSSISEQVVAALGVADDVQFEGGVAGFTADLTDRQKAVLEADSRVLGVVSADQVVDGQAQTTPSHVLTAEADKAPVRAGDGVTNYTGPAVAVIDSGVSSHPDYNLKEQINCFGSGTAADANGHGTGVSGYMAALDNGSGSVGIAPGAPIYSVRALDANNRGTTGTLMCALDWVSANAAKYNIKVVNMSLATYGTDDGNCGRSNGDVIHQAICDLEAKGIVSVGSAGNTSEDLAGWIPAAYDEVLAVTNMANYDGKPGGLGTAPCGVQTKDDAVSTNSNFAVSAADQKHTIAAPGMCPYTTKKGGAYAYIQSGTSMAAAGTSGVVLDCMSSGGSCAGKSPAQVRAQVIAQAKAATERGRTFQGDPTRPVAGRYFGYAVSTIPVGTVPTPDPTPTATPTATPTATPTATPTATPTATPTATPTSTPKPTATPTPTATPTTPPAADTQKPTVSITSPSTNTTVVGSIRLVASASDNVGVTAVAFYAGGTKLGNGVKQSNGTWTLSANSTSYPNASYQVTAKAQDKAGNVTTSSAITLRVAN, encoded by the coding sequence GTGTCCACTTCCCGCACCGCCGCGCCGCCGGCCCGCTCGCGCCTCTGGCGCGCAGCCGGCCTGGCCACCGCGCTCGCCGTGACCGCCGGCATCGCCCTCGCGGGCTCCGCCCCCGCCCAGGCCGCCACCACCGGCCGCTACCTCGTGTCGGTCGACTCGAGCTCGATCTCGGAGCAGGTCGTCGCCGCGCTCGGCGTCGCCGACGACGTGCAGTTCGAGGGCGGCGTCGCGGGCTTCACCGCCGACCTGACCGACCGCCAGAAGGCCGTGCTCGAGGCCGACTCGCGCGTCCTCGGCGTCGTCTCCGCCGACCAGGTCGTCGACGGCCAGGCGCAGACCACCCCCTCGCACGTGCTCACCGCGGAGGCCGACAAGGCCCCGGTGCGCGCGGGCGACGGAGTGACGAACTACACCGGCCCGGCCGTCGCGGTCATCGACTCCGGCGTCAGCTCGCACCCCGACTACAACCTGAAGGAGCAGATCAACTGCTTCGGCTCGGGCACCGCCGCCGACGCCAACGGCCACGGCACCGGCGTCTCGGGCTACATGGCCGCGCTCGACAATGGCTCCGGCTCGGTCGGCATCGCCCCCGGCGCTCCGATCTACTCGGTCCGCGCGCTCGACGCGAACAACCGCGGCACCACCGGCACCCTGATGTGCGCCCTCGACTGGGTGTCCGCGAACGCCGCGAAGTACAACATCAAGGTCGTCAACATGTCGCTCGCCACCTACGGCACCGACGACGGCAACTGCGGCCGCTCGAACGGCGACGTGATCCACCAGGCGATCTGCGACCTCGAGGCCAAGGGCATCGTCTCCGTCGGCTCCGCGGGCAACACCTCCGAGGACCTCGCAGGCTGGATCCCGGCCGCCTACGACGAGGTGCTCGCCGTGACCAACATGGCCAACTACGACGGCAAGCCCGGCGGACTCGGCACGGCGCCCTGCGGCGTCCAGACCAAGGACGACGCGGTCTCGACCAACAGCAACTTCGCCGTCTCGGCCGCCGACCAGAAGCACACCATCGCCGCCCCCGGCATGTGCCCGTACACCACCAAGAAGGGTGGGGCGTACGCCTACATCCAGTCGGGCACCAGCATGGCGGCCGCCGGCACCAGCGGCGTCGTCCTCGACTGCATGAGCTCCGGTGGATCCTGCGCGGGCAAGAGCCCGGCCCAGGTCCGCGCCCAGGTCATCGCCCAGGCGAAGGCGGCGACCGAGCGCGGCCGCACCTTCCAGGGCGACCCGACCCGCCCCGTCGCCGGCCGCTACTTCGGCTACGCCGTGAGCACCATCCCCGTCGGCACCGTTCCGACGCCGGACCCGACGCCCACCGCCACGCCGACCGCGACGCCCACGGCCACCCCGACGGCGACGCCGACCGCGACTCCGACGGCCACGCCCACGGCTACCCCCACGTCGACTCCGAAGCCGACCGCCACGCCGACGCCGACCGCGACGCCGACCACCCCTCCGGCGGCCGACACGCAGAAGCCGACGGTGAGCATCACCTCGCCCTCGACCAACACCACGGTCGTCGGCTCGATCCGGCTCGTGGCCTCGGCCAGCGACAACGTCGGAGTGACGGCCGTCGCGTTCTACGCCGGCGGCACGAAGCTCGGCAACGGCGTGAAGCAGTCGAACGGGACGTGGACGCTGTCCGCCAACTCGACGTCCTACCCGAACGCCAGCTACCAGGTGACGGCCAAGGCCCAGGACAAGGCCGGCAACGTGACCACCAGCTCGGCGATCACGCTGCGCGTCGCGAACTGA
- a CDS encoding APC family permease has product MGEPLSSDKLEGQLLQKRLALPIFASDPLSSVAYAPQELLMILLLGGLSFLTFAPWVAGCVVVLLVVVVLSYRQLIKAYPSGGGDYEVARTNLGETAGLTVAAALLVDYVLTVAVSVASGVDNIISAIPALAPLRVELAILFVILLAAVNLRGVSESSKAFAVPTYLFVASVFVMVVVGLGRAAFGDAPVAESAGFTVQGEQLTQAAVVLLLLRSFASGCAALTGVEAISNGVPAFRVPKVKNAQRTLVAMGTIAIVLFVGLTALALLSNVHYAENACHLVGFADCATTPQRSVIAQVAAATFGNNTILFFVIQAATAAVLLLAANTAFNGFPLLGSVLARDGYAPKSLNTRGDRLIYSNGVIILALVAAIILLVYQASLTSLVQLYIIGVFVSFTLGQSGMVKHWIRMIKNGEGSRTVKTSLAINLFGATLTFAVLVVVTITKFTHGAWLVYLVMPILGVLMAGVYRYYRDVEKEIEVDPTTTFGANGDHAVVLVGRMNKPTLKALDYAIAARHESLEAVHSSIDDAQTAQLKADWARMDIEIPLRCIASPYRDISYPLIKYIKAHRLEHGSEIITVYMPQYIVGHWWEGFLHNHKSRRIRQKLLLVHGVTVALVPWLLDSSELIYGRRSRPIPGQSRRGEPVRPVTRRPIPPASVLPKGAAGEGAPRSGSRTAAATRPKRPAGKGGGKRR; this is encoded by the coding sequence ATCGGCGAACCGCTCTCCAGCGACAAGCTCGAGGGCCAGCTGCTGCAGAAGCGCCTCGCCCTCCCGATCTTCGCCAGCGACCCGCTCTCCTCCGTGGCCTACGCGCCGCAGGAGCTGCTGATGATCCTGCTGCTCGGCGGGCTCTCCTTCCTCACCTTCGCGCCCTGGGTGGCCGGCTGCGTCGTCGTGCTGCTGGTCGTCGTCGTCCTCAGCTACCGCCAGCTGATCAAGGCCTACCCCTCGGGCGGCGGCGACTACGAGGTCGCCCGCACCAACCTCGGCGAGACGGCCGGGCTGACGGTCGCCGCGGCCCTCCTGGTCGACTACGTGCTCACCGTCGCGGTCTCGGTCGCCTCCGGCGTCGACAACATCATCTCGGCGATCCCCGCGCTCGCGCCGCTCCGGGTCGAGCTCGCGATCCTCTTCGTGATCCTCCTGGCCGCCGTGAACCTCCGCGGCGTCTCGGAGTCGAGCAAGGCCTTCGCCGTCCCCACCTACCTCTTCGTCGCGAGCGTCTTCGTGATGGTCGTCGTCGGGCTCGGCCGCGCGGCGTTCGGCGACGCTCCCGTGGCGGAGTCGGCCGGCTTCACCGTGCAGGGCGAGCAGCTCACCCAGGCCGCGGTCGTCCTCCTGCTGCTGCGCTCGTTCGCGAGCGGCTGCGCCGCCCTCACCGGCGTCGAGGCGATCTCGAACGGCGTGCCCGCCTTCCGCGTCCCGAAGGTCAAGAACGCGCAGCGCACGCTCGTCGCGATGGGCACGATCGCGATCGTCCTCTTCGTCGGACTCACCGCCCTCGCCCTGCTCTCGAACGTGCACTACGCCGAGAACGCCTGCCACCTCGTCGGCTTCGCCGACTGCGCGACCACGCCGCAGCGCTCCGTGATCGCGCAGGTCGCGGCCGCCACCTTCGGCAACAACACGATCCTCTTCTTCGTGATCCAGGCCGCCACCGCCGCCGTCCTGCTCCTCGCGGCGAACACCGCGTTCAACGGCTTCCCGCTGCTGGGGTCCGTCCTCGCCCGCGACGGATACGCGCCGAAGTCGCTGAACACCCGCGGCGACCGCCTCATCTACTCCAACGGCGTCATCATCCTGGCGCTCGTCGCGGCGATCATCCTGCTCGTCTACCAGGCGTCGCTGACGAGCCTCGTGCAGCTCTACATCATCGGCGTCTTCGTCTCCTTCACCCTCGGGCAGTCGGGCATGGTGAAGCACTGGATCCGGATGATCAAGAACGGCGAGGGCTCGCGCACCGTCAAGACCAGCCTCGCGATCAACCTCTTCGGCGCCACGCTCACCTTCGCCGTGCTCGTCGTCGTCACGATCACGAAGTTCACCCACGGCGCGTGGCTCGTCTACCTGGTGATGCCGATCCTCGGCGTGCTGATGGCCGGCGTCTACCGCTACTACCGCGACGTCGAGAAGGAGATCGAGGTCGACCCGACCACGACCTTCGGCGCCAACGGCGACCACGCGGTCGTCCTCGTCGGCCGGATGAACAAGCCGACCCTCAAGGCGCTCGACTACGCCATCGCCGCCCGGCACGAGTCGCTGGAGGCGGTGCACTCGTCGATCGACGACGCGCAGACCGCCCAGCTCAAGGCCGACTGGGCCCGGATGGACATCGAGATACCGCTGCGCTGCATCGCCTCGCCGTACCGCGACATCTCGTACCCGCTGATCAAGTACATCAAGGCGCACCGCCTCGAGCACGGCTCCGAGATCATCACCGTCTACATGCCGCAGTACATCGTCGGGCACTGGTGGGAGGGATTCCTGCACAACCACAAGTCGCGCCGGATCCGCCAGAAGCTGCTGCTCGTGCACGGCGTCACCGTCGCGCTGGTGCCGTGGCTGCTCGACTCCTCCGAGCTGATCTACGGCCGCCGCTCGCGCCCGATCCCCGGCCAGTCGCGCCGCGGCGAGCCCGTGCGCCCCGTCACCCGCCGCCCCATCCCGCCCGCCTCCGTCCTGCCCAAGGGCGCCGCCGGCGAGGGCGCCCCGCGCAGCGGCTCGCGCACCGCGGCGGCCACCCGCCCGAAGAGGCCCGCCGGCAAGGGCGGCGGCAAGCGCCGCTAG
- a CDS encoding DUF4184 family protein codes for MPFTPSHAVVALAFTNSRIPAAAVAIGAMAPDIGLYLPLRWARDATHSMPGVVTVDLAVGAVGLLLWLVLLQPAWRDLAPWIVRVRLRPPAAPPRSARARTAAIVLAAVGLVIGAASHVLWDAFTHDGGPFVAALPFLRDEFGPFPGYKWAQYGSGVLGLVGLGIGAVVWYVARRPHPVADDHRGPARVAAWTAVLAALVVPAGVVLAGSGLDPLEEAYRSFVVDAAILAVVWTTAAVVGVALLWHLALGVAPRQGVDADPS; via the coding sequence ATGCCGTTCACGCCGAGCCACGCCGTCGTCGCTCTGGCGTTCACCAACAGCCGCATCCCCGCCGCCGCGGTCGCGATCGGCGCGATGGCTCCGGACATCGGCCTCTACCTCCCGCTGCGCTGGGCTCGCGACGCGACGCACTCGATGCCGGGGGTCGTGACGGTCGACCTCGCCGTCGGCGCCGTCGGCCTCCTGCTCTGGCTGGTGCTGCTCCAGCCCGCCTGGCGCGACCTCGCGCCGTGGATCGTGCGCGTGCGTCTCCGCCCGCCCGCCGCACCGCCGCGCTCGGCGCGCGCCCGGACCGCGGCGATCGTGCTGGCGGCCGTCGGGCTCGTGATCGGCGCGGCGTCGCATGTGCTCTGGGACGCGTTCACCCACGACGGCGGCCCGTTCGTGGCGGCCCTGCCGTTCCTCCGCGACGAGTTCGGTCCGTTCCCGGGCTACAAGTGGGCGCAGTACGGGAGCGGGGTGCTCGGTCTCGTCGGGCTCGGGATCGGCGCCGTCGTCTGGTACGTCGCGCGGCGCCCGCACCCCGTCGCCGACGACCACCGCGGGCCCGCCCGGGTCGCCGCGTGGACGGCCGTCCTCGCTGCGCTGGTCGTCCCGGCCGGCGTCGTGCTCGCGGGCTCCGGGCTCGACCCGCTCGAGGAGGCGTACCGCTCCTTCGTCGTCGACGCGGCGATCCTCGCCGTCGTCTGGACGACCGCCGCCGTGGTCGGGGTGGCCCTGCTCTGGCACCTCGCGCTCGGCGTCGCACCACGCCAGGGGGTGGATGCGGATCCGTCGTGA
- a CDS encoding Pr6Pr family membrane protein produces the protein MRKAFAILRLALAGLGAVGLVGDFLYTLGFRLFQIDNFFAYFTTQSNMAGVVVLGLSGIVALAREREPRWLSTLRALVLTYMVVSGIVFGLIAVEANNRGVRVDVPWSSALLHFVIPTLALLDWLLAPGRRPVAWRGTLTVLGFPIVWGVITLVRGALIGWYPYFFLDPAQVDGPVMFVVYDVIVLGLISGIAAFLLALSRVRPLGAARAAEWRGPLARLRERLSRRRRRTA, from the coding sequence GTGCGGAAGGCGTTCGCGATCCTCCGTCTCGCGCTCGCGGGGCTGGGGGCCGTCGGGCTCGTCGGCGACTTCCTCTACACCCTCGGCTTCCGGCTGTTCCAGATCGACAACTTCTTCGCCTACTTCACCACGCAGTCGAACATGGCCGGCGTCGTCGTCCTGGGCCTGTCCGGGATCGTCGCCCTCGCCCGCGAGCGCGAGCCGCGCTGGCTCAGCACGCTGCGCGCGCTCGTCCTCACCTACATGGTCGTCTCCGGCATCGTCTTCGGGCTGATCGCCGTGGAGGCGAACAACCGCGGCGTCCGCGTCGACGTGCCGTGGTCGAGCGCGCTGCTGCACTTCGTCATCCCGACGCTCGCGCTGCTCGACTGGCTCCTCGCCCCCGGCCGCCGTCCCGTCGCCTGGCGAGGGACGCTCACCGTCCTCGGCTTCCCGATCGTCTGGGGCGTGATCACGCTGGTCCGCGGCGCGCTGATCGGCTGGTACCCCTACTTCTTCCTCGATCCGGCCCAGGTCGACGGCCCGGTCATGTTCGTCGTCTACGACGTGATCGTGCTCGGCCTGATCTCGGGCATCGCCGCCTTCCTGCTCGCGCTCAGCCGCGTCCGGCCGCTCGGGGCCGCGCGGGCGGCGGAGTGGCGCGGCCCGCTCGCCCGGCTGCGCGAGCGGCTCAGCCGGCGGCGACGGCGAACGGCGTGA
- a CDS encoding NAD(P)/FAD-dependent oxidoreductase — MTIGRRLFLSGAASGAGLLALAACTPPRPTPTRTVTEAPVPTPSTTAVPTPAAFVRSDWAADPYALGAVSYLAVGATPEHRDDLAGNVLDRLFFAGEATDSDEPGTLQGAWNSGVRAAGEIAAIAEEGERIAIIGAGLAGAVAARRLVDAGYDVALVEARDRVGGRIATSTPDGWPIAVDTGAWALTGAGPALRESVLDAGITTSVVDLATIRSSTDAGEQPDVGDTAANALTRALEWASEQPTDVSLADALAGSGAPDPAAVEPGSGDGDAARVAAFLAGGPALRTGAAPAELSAWYGLGDASAASTAEDVADATDEASAVVTDGLAPLVETLLTDVEVSLRAAVSGIGYTETGASIRLATGESFTADRVLVTVPIGVLQSEAIAFDPPLPFAHRTAIASLGSGVVDTLWLRFDEPFWDTDAALPARWSLVGSAAGITEWLNLEPTTGEPVLVGLVGADQALSLQSLSDDELLVVAQAALTPFAVAAG, encoded by the coding sequence ATGACGATCGGACGCCGCCTCTTCCTCTCGGGAGCCGCCTCGGGCGCCGGTCTCCTGGCCCTCGCGGCCTGCACTCCACCGCGGCCGACCCCGACCCGCACCGTCACCGAGGCGCCGGTGCCCACGCCGAGCACCACCGCCGTGCCGACGCCGGCCGCCTTCGTCCGCTCGGACTGGGCCGCCGATCCGTACGCGCTCGGCGCCGTCTCCTACCTCGCCGTCGGGGCGACCCCCGAGCACCGGGACGACCTGGCCGGGAACGTCCTCGACCGCCTGTTCTTCGCCGGCGAGGCCACCGACTCCGACGAGCCGGGGACTCTGCAGGGCGCCTGGAACTCGGGCGTCCGCGCGGCCGGCGAGATCGCCGCGATCGCCGAGGAGGGCGAGCGCATCGCGATCATCGGCGCCGGGCTCGCGGGGGCCGTCGCCGCCCGCCGGCTCGTCGACGCCGGCTACGACGTCGCCCTGGTCGAGGCGCGGGACCGCGTCGGCGGCCGCATCGCCACGAGCACCCCCGACGGCTGGCCGATCGCGGTCGACACCGGCGCCTGGGCGCTCACGGGCGCCGGCCCGGCCCTGCGCGAGAGCGTCCTCGACGCCGGGATCACCACCTCCGTCGTCGATCTCGCCACGATCCGCTCGAGCACCGACGCCGGCGAGCAGCCGGACGTCGGGGACACCGCCGCGAACGCGCTCACCCGTGCCCTCGAGTGGGCGTCCGAGCAGCCGACCGACGTGTCGCTCGCGGACGCTCTCGCCGGCTCGGGTGCTCCCGACCCGGCGGCCGTGGAGCCCGGCAGCGGGGACGGAGACGCCGCCCGCGTCGCCGCGTTCCTCGCGGGCGGCCCCGCGCTGCGCACCGGCGCCGCGCCCGCCGAGCTCTCGGCCTGGTACGGGCTGGGCGACGCCTCGGCCGCCAGCACCGCCGAGGACGTCGCCGACGCGACCGACGAGGCGTCGGCGGTCGTCACCGACGGCCTGGCGCCCCTCGTCGAGACGCTGCTGACCGATGTCGAGGTCTCGCTCCGCGCGGCCGTCAGCGGCATCGGCTACACCGAGACCGGTGCGAGCATCCGCCTCGCGACGGGGGAGTCGTTCACCGCCGACCGCGTCCTGGTCACCGTGCCGATCGGGGTGCTGCAGAGCGAGGCGATCGCGTTCGACCCGCCGCTGCCGTTCGCGCACCGCACGGCGATCGCGTCGCTCGGCTCCGGTGTCGTCGACACGCTCTGGCTCCGCTTCGACGAGCCCTTCTGGGACACGGACGCGGCCCTGCCCGCGCGCTGGTCGCTGGTCGGCTCCGCGGCGGGCATCACCGAGTGGCTGAACCTCGAGCCGACGACCGGCGAGCCGGTGCTCGTCGGGCTGGTCGGCGCCGATCAGGCGCTGTCGCTGCAGTCGCTCAGCGACGACGAGCTGCTCGTCGTCGCGCAGGCGGCGCTCACGCCGTTCGCCGTCGCCGCCGGCTGA
- a CDS encoding oligoribonuclease yields MSNDIRELSEGESYLAFFQGGPFDGQTETRVSTEGGYEKSVDVYAAVDGQETHLVYTSVSAKEVGESVHVTYALDAPDSDPVEDPEDRGGGFQ; encoded by the coding sequence ATGAGCAACGACATCCGCGAACTCTCCGAGGGCGAGAGCTACCTCGCCTTCTTCCAGGGCGGGCCGTTCGACGGCCAGACCGAGACCCGTGTCAGCACCGAGGGCGGCTACGAGAAGTCGGTCGACGTCTACGCCGCCGTCGACGGCCAGGAGACGCACCTCGTCTACACGTCCGTCTCGGCCAAGGAGGTCGGCGAGTCGGTCCATGTGACCTACGCACTCGACGCCCCCGACTCCGACCCCGTCGAGGACCCGGAGGACCGCGGCGGCGGATTCCAGTAG
- a CDS encoding peroxiredoxin-like family protein, translating into MPTEQTTATIGAQTADFTTGFTETIGDELAAVFAGEQADLVESGVPAGAVAAGDRLPGASVRTEDGESVELASLLGDGPAVLVFYRGAWCPYCNITLRHYDATLAPELASRGVAFVAVSPETPDASAALGGELGFTVVTDPGNALATELGIVTAPSDAAIEAHTALGFAVKDSNADDTPAIPFPTVLVLDAAGVVRFADVHVDYTTRTETDEILAAVDALG; encoded by the coding sequence ATGCCCACCGAGCAGACCACCGCGACGATCGGCGCGCAGACCGCCGACTTCACCACCGGCTTCACCGAGACCATCGGCGACGAGCTCGCCGCGGTCTTCGCGGGCGAGCAGGCCGACCTCGTCGAGAGCGGCGTCCCCGCCGGCGCCGTCGCGGCCGGCGACCGCCTGCCGGGCGCGAGCGTCCGCACCGAGGACGGCGAGAGCGTCGAGCTCGCCTCCCTCCTCGGCGACGGCCCGGCCGTCCTCGTCTTCTACCGCGGCGCCTGGTGCCCGTACTGCAACATCACGCTGCGCCACTACGACGCGACCCTCGCCCCCGAGCTGGCGAGCCGCGGCGTCGCCTTCGTCGCCGTGAGCCCGGAGACGCCCGACGCCTCGGCCGCGCTGGGCGGCGAGCTCGGCTTCACCGTCGTCACCGACCCGGGCAACGCACTCGCGACCGAGCTCGGCATCGTCACCGCGCCCAGCGACGCGGCGATCGAGGCGCACACCGCCCTCGGCTTCGCGGTGAAGGACTCGAACGCGGACGACACCCCGGCGATCCCGTTCCCGACCGTCCTGGTGCTCGACGCCGCCGGCGTGGTCCGCTTCGCCGACGTGCACGTCGACTACACGACGCGCACCGAGACCGACGAGATCCTCGCCGCCGTCGACGCGCTCGGCTGA
- a CDS encoding alpha/beta hydrolase, whose amino-acid sequence MAEITAHHGLFKDTDLHVDDTGGSGRPVVLIHGWPLSGESWSEQVPAFSQAGFRVITYDRRGFGRSDKPLTGYTYDTLTEDLHTLLTELDLQDVTLVGFSMGGGEVARYFSKYGTERLHSVVFASAVPPYLMKTDDNPDGPLEKSAAAEMTAGLTKDEDSFYEQFTTEFFSVNGELKVTEAQRQDALSLAKQSSKHAALACMAAFAGTDFREDLPKVTVPTLVIHGDGDGTVPFEGSGARTHAAIPGSELYVVAGAPHGVNVSHAEEWNRVVLEFLKK is encoded by the coding sequence ATGGCAGAGATCACCGCCCACCACGGCCTCTTCAAGGACACGGACCTCCACGTCGACGACACCGGCGGCTCGGGTCGCCCGGTCGTCCTGATCCACGGCTGGCCCCTCTCGGGCGAGTCCTGGAGCGAGCAGGTCCCCGCGTTCTCGCAGGCCGGCTTCCGCGTCATCACCTACGACCGCCGCGGCTTCGGTCGCAGCGACAAGCCGCTCACCGGCTACACCTACGACACCCTCACCGAGGACCTGCACACGCTGCTCACCGAGCTCGACCTGCAGGACGTCACGCTCGTCGGCTTCTCGATGGGCGGCGGCGAGGTCGCCCGCTACTTCTCGAAGTACGGCACCGAGCGCCTGCACAGCGTCGTCTTCGCGTCGGCCGTGCCGCCGTACCTGATGAAGACCGACGACAACCCGGACGGACCGCTCGAGAAGTCGGCCGCGGCCGAGATGACCGCCGGCCTGACCAAGGACGAGGACTCGTTCTACGAGCAGTTCACGACCGAGTTCTTCTCGGTGAACGGCGAGCTCAAGGTCACCGAGGCGCAGCGCCAGGACGCGCTCTCGCTCGCGAAGCAGTCGTCCAAGCACGCCGCGCTGGCCTGCATGGCCGCGTTCGCCGGCACCGACTTCCGCGAGGACCTGCCGAAGGTCACCGTCCCGACGCTCGTCATCCACGGCGACGGCGACGGCACCGTCCCCTTCGAGGGCTCCGGCGCGCGCACGCACGCCGCCATCCCCGGCTCCGAGCTGTACGTCGTCGCCGGCGCCCCGCACGGCGTCAACGTCAGCCACGCCGAGGAGTGGAACCGCGTCGTCCTCGAGTTCCTGAAGAAGTAG
- a CDS encoding carbohydrate ABC transporter permease, translating into MSTLVDPEPRTEAEPPPQAPLPRRRVQLGARGRASLIGGYLLLIGLALVYIYPFLISVASSFKTDADATSNPLSLLPATWSFASYERLFTDVPLPLWTLNSVIVTLFVTVGRVFFDSLAGYALSRLRFRGRGLLFALFIGVMSVPGVVLLIPRFLILKQLGLYDSYAGMIVPLIVDAAGIFIMKQFFDSIPASIEEAARIDGAGVFRTFRSIVVPMARPAIVTLFILSFQGSWNEFSHFVVSRQSPELNTLTTGVASLVSGQLGTGNQYPLQLAAAVLMSIPVAVLFFVFQRRIMNTTEGAEKG; encoded by the coding sequence ATGAGCACCCTGGTCGACCCCGAGCCGCGCACCGAGGCGGAGCCGCCGCCGCAGGCGCCGCTGCCGCGCCGCCGCGTGCAGCTCGGTGCCCGGGGCCGCGCCTCGCTGATCGGCGGCTACCTGCTGCTGATCGGCCTCGCGCTGGTCTACATCTACCCGTTCCTGATCTCGGTGGCGTCGTCCTTCAAGACCGACGCCGACGCGACCTCGAACCCGCTGTCGCTGCTGCCGGCGACCTGGTCGTTCGCCTCGTACGAGCGGCTGTTCACCGACGTGCCGCTGCCGCTCTGGACGCTGAACTCGGTGATCGTCACCCTCTTCGTCACGGTCGGGCGGGTGTTCTTCGACTCGCTCGCCGGCTACGCGCTCTCGCGGCTGCGCTTCCGCGGCCGCGGGCTGCTCTTCGCGCTGTTCATCGGCGTGATGAGCGTGCCGGGCGTGGTGCTGCTGATCCCGCGGTTCCTCATCCTCAAGCAGCTCGGGCTCTACGACAGCTACGCGGGGATGATCGTGCCGCTGATCGTGGACGCTGCGGGCATCTTCATCATGAAGCAGTTCTTCGACTCGATCCCCGCCTCGATCGAGGAGGCCGCCCGGATCGACGGGGCCGGCGTCTTCCGGACCTTCCGCTCGATCGTGGTGCCGATGGCGCGGCCGGCGATCGTGACGCTGTTCATCCTGTCGTTCCAGGGGTCGTGGAACGAGTTCTCGCACTTCGTCGTCTCGCGGCAGTCGCCGGAGCTGAACACGCTGACGACCGGAGTCGCCTCGCTGGTCTCGGGTCAGCTGGGTACCGGCAATCAGTACCCGCTGCAGCTCGCGGCGGCCGTGCTGATGTCCATCCCGGTCGCGGTGCTGTTCTTCGTCTTCCAGCGGCGGATCATGAACACCACGGAGGGCGCGGAGAAGGGCTGA